A genome region from Deltaproteobacteria bacterium includes the following:
- a CDS encoding cyclic nucleotide-binding domain-containing protein → MSTLPPVNLSVIRIFARFTNDDLTAISSIGEIIQVKPHAHVIIEGEPTRGLYVIISGRVSIYRNESGSTTMSRLAMLEEGANFGELSLIDNAPRSATVIAETACDLFSLDATRFHVWLESAAPEVSVRFYRACAEELAVRMRRINQDYITAQQQLWRHALRRVEAKAT, encoded by the coding sequence ATGAGTACGCTACCACCGGTTAATCTCTCGGTGATTCGTATATTTGCCCGCTTTACCAACGACGATTTGACGGCCATATCAAGCATTGGTGAAATCATTCAGGTCAAGCCTCACGCTCACGTCATTATCGAAGGCGAGCCGACGCGAGGCCTCTACGTGATTATTTCAGGACGGGTGTCGATTTACCGCAACGAATCTGGCTCAACCACGATGAGTCGGCTCGCTATGCTCGAAGAGGGAGCCAATTTTGGCGAGCTTAGTCTGATAGATAATGCACCAAGGTCGGCTACTGTCATTGCCGAGACGGCCTGTGATCTGTTCTCTCTGGATGCGACGCGATTTCATGTCTGGTTGGAAAGTGCGGCGCCCGAGGTTTCGGTGCGCTTTTACCGTGCCTGCGCCGAGGAGTTAGCCGTCCGGATGCGCCGCATCAATCAAGACTACATTACCGCCCAGCAACAGCTGTGGCGGCATGCCCTGCGACGCGTCGAGGCTAAAGCTACCTGA
- a CDS encoding cystathionine beta-synthase: MIYNSILETIGRTPLVKLNRVGASLQCNLYAKCEFFNPGGSIKDRIGYQMVADAERTGRIKPGDTLIEPTSGNTGIGIAIAGAIRGYRIIITMPEKMSREKQVILEALGAEIIRTPTDAAWDSPLSHIGVAKRLQKELPNAHILDQYSNPSNPNAHYYGTGVEILADMNDKIDMIVMSAGTGGTITGVAKRIKERLPNCKVVGVDPVGSILAGPGPICSYKVEGIGYDFIPDVLDRSLVDTWVKTADRESFQMARRLIAEEGLLCGGSCGAVMYAALKEAKSLAKGQNCVVILPDGVRNYMTKFIDDKWMRDNRFTGVSAIEGQVGLLLKSKPNVISMVHTDTVREAIGLMKERGISQIPVTHAGSIIGMVKEGDLLSYLASGEIGSDTILGDVMDRNVPTVEESTPVSALQEILMYAPCAVVIDDKRHPLHILTKIDLVDWLVKHPGANN; this comes from the coding sequence GTGATCTACAACTCGATTCTTGAGACCATTGGCCGGACCCCACTCGTCAAGCTCAACCGTGTCGGGGCTAGTTTGCAATGTAACCTGTACGCCAAGTGCGAGTTTTTTAACCCAGGTGGTTCGATCAAAGATCGGATCGGCTACCAAATGGTTGCGGACGCTGAACGCACCGGCCGCATCAAACCAGGCGACACCCTGATCGAACCCACGAGCGGCAACACGGGGATCGGCATAGCCATTGCCGGCGCTATCAGGGGCTACCGTATCATCATCACCATGCCGGAAAAGATGAGCCGCGAGAAGCAAGTGATTCTCGAAGCGCTCGGCGCGGAAATCATCCGTACCCCGACCGACGCGGCTTGGGACTCCCCCCTCAGTCACATTGGGGTGGCTAAGCGTCTGCAGAAGGAACTACCGAACGCCCACATCCTCGATCAATACTCAAACCCGTCCAACCCTAACGCTCACTATTACGGCACCGGCGTCGAAATTTTGGCTGACATGAACGACAAGATCGACATGATCGTCATGAGTGCGGGCACCGGTGGCACCATCACTGGCGTGGCCAAGAGGATCAAGGAGCGGTTACCCAACTGTAAAGTGGTGGGTGTTGACCCTGTGGGCTCGATCCTGGCAGGTCCGGGTCCTATCTGTTCCTATAAGGTCGAGGGGATAGGATATGACTTCATACCCGATGTACTTGATCGGAGCCTAGTCGACACCTGGGTCAAGACTGCAGATCGGGAGTCGTTCCAGATGGCGCGACGCCTCATTGCCGAGGAGGGACTCCTCTGCGGTGGATCATGCGGCGCCGTGATGTACGCTGCACTCAAAGAGGCTAAGTCACTCGCCAAGGGGCAAAACTGCGTCGTCATACTACCTGATGGCGTGCGCAATTATATGACCAAATTCATCGACGACAAGTGGATGCGGGACAACCGCTTCACTGGTGTCAGCGCCATCGAGGGGCAGGTGGGACTGCTACTCAAATCCAAGCCGAACGTCATCAGCATGGTCCATACCGACACGGTGCGCGAGGCGATTGGATTGATGAAGGAGCGTGGTATTTCACAAATACCTGTAACCCACGCCGGTAGCATTATTGGGATGGTGAAAGAGGGCGACCTACTAAGCTATCTGGCCAGCGGTGAAATCGGCTCCGACACCATCCTCGGCGATGTGATGGACCGCAACGTACCGACGGTTGAGGAGTCTACTCCGGTCAGCGCGCTGCAAGAGATTCTCATGTACGCACCTTGTGCTGTGGTGATCGACGACAAGCGCCACCCACTGCACATTTTGACCAAGATTGATTTGGTAGATTGGCTAGTTAAGCATCCTGGTGCCAATAACTAG
- a CDS encoding pilus assembly protein PilP → MSGMNTKFVIRLVAVIMIFAALNHSHPILAESTKSAKKTFKSPPKKSSDAAKVSSAKSVVGVDITKDLNIEEITEPSIDFQYVSYGKDDPFVPPMTLNEDGSSKSLHALGTGKKTRRDIDSLEIAIVNNLQKHELTKLKVVGIWQGSSGVRKALVMAPSAKEGANGIAEEGVVVTKGTQMGNRGGKVVSIGPDRVIVEEFVLLHDGKKHYKPTSIYLGGKPPKKVEKQVFDPGQKETKIIDKNAEETFDQVLERDRKAKEEKEKREAEEAANPNKFKEAAEKEMKERSQEVGKNLGPKIIQQNKMPEPEDAEVGGDQ, encoded by the coding sequence TTGTCTGGTATGAATACAAAATTTGTCATCAGGTTAGTGGCGGTCATCATGATTTTTGCCGCGCTAAATCACTCTCATCCCATACTCGCTGAGAGTACAAAATCTGCTAAAAAGACGTTCAAATCCCCGCCGAAAAAATCCTCTGATGCAGCAAAAGTTAGTAGTGCAAAATCAGTCGTAGGAGTTGATATCACTAAAGATCTTAATATTGAGGAGATCACGGAGCCCTCGATAGATTTTCAATACGTCTCGTACGGCAAAGATGACCCATTTGTACCACCTATGACCCTCAATGAGGACGGTAGTTCTAAGTCACTCCATGCGTTAGGTACCGGAAAGAAAACCAGAAGAGATATCGATTCCCTTGAAATAGCAATCGTCAATAATTTGCAAAAGCATGAGCTGACAAAGCTCAAGGTTGTCGGGATTTGGCAGGGATCCTCAGGGGTGCGTAAGGCTCTCGTGATGGCTCCGTCAGCTAAGGAAGGCGCTAATGGCATTGCTGAAGAGGGTGTCGTAGTCACTAAGGGCACACAAATGGGTAACCGGGGGGGCAAAGTCGTTAGCATTGGCCCAGATAGAGTAATCGTTGAAGAGTTTGTGTTGTTGCACGACGGTAAAAAACATTACAAACCCACCAGCATATATCTGGGTGGTAAGCCACCTAAAAAAGTGGAGAAACAAGTCTTCGATCCAGGGCAGAAGGAAACCAAGATTATCGACAAGAATGCCGAAGAAACTTTTGATCAGGTCTTGGAAAGAGATCGTAAGGCTAAAGAGGAAAAAGAAAAGCGCGAGGCCGAGGAAGCGGCAAATCCCAACAAGTTCAAGGAAGCCGCAGAGAAGGAAATGAAGGAACGATCTCAAGAGGTCGGTAAAAACTTAGGTCCGAAAATAATACAGCAAAATAAGATGCCAGAACCTGAAGATGCAGAAGTCGGAGGTGATCAATGA
- the pilM gene encoding type IV pilus assembly protein PilM, with the protein MFKRPLIAIDVGSSAIKVAELAGGKQKKLTTLGLETLPLGAVVDGVVQDNLIVEQKLKELLRKLKIRPRGRRASFCVSGSAVLIKRLEIEAKEGSELAEQVYFEAEQQFQADMSDIYLDFFVLGKAKDGNAQSVLVVGARRETVEQYITILHRIGMRAGVVECDAFSIANMFEHNYGKIDGLSAILKIGASASQVLLMQGGEYVYTGDVPMGGEEYTRRIAEALGVDRENAEALKIAASSGSGNLPPEAGKAIAELNDHLVADVQVAIDYFVQGAGGGAVVSSVFLTGGGSRILGLDAAIAAAMHVPVQIINPFQQINIDAKKFKMEQLLNQGAVYGVTIGLGLRSMGDQA; encoded by the coding sequence ATGTTCAAGCGCCCTCTCATCGCCATTGACGTTGGATCGTCTGCCATTAAGGTAGCCGAGCTAGCCGGTGGTAAACAAAAAAAACTCACGACTCTTGGGCTTGAAACCTTGCCCCTCGGCGCCGTAGTTGACGGCGTGGTACAAGACAATTTGATCGTCGAGCAAAAGCTCAAAGAATTACTGCGTAAATTGAAAATTAGACCGCGGGGCCGGCGGGCGTCGTTCTGTGTCAGTGGTAGTGCAGTGCTGATCAAACGCCTGGAGATCGAAGCCAAAGAGGGCAGCGAACTCGCCGAGCAAGTTTATTTCGAGGCTGAGCAGCAGTTCCAGGCGGATATGTCTGATATCTATCTAGACTTCTTTGTCCTCGGCAAGGCTAAAGACGGTAACGCCCAGTCGGTGCTCGTGGTTGGTGCAAGGCGTGAGACGGTAGAACAGTACATCACCATCTTGCATAGAATTGGCATGCGCGCTGGCGTGGTCGAATGTGATGCGTTCAGTATCGCTAATATGTTTGAACACAACTACGGTAAGATCGACGGACTGTCCGCCATTTTGAAGATTGGTGCATCGGCCTCGCAGGTCTTGCTGATGCAAGGGGGAGAGTACGTATATACAGGCGACGTACCTATGGGCGGCGAAGAGTATACGCGTCGCATCGCCGAGGCTCTCGGTGTTGACCGCGAAAACGCTGAGGCGCTCAAAATTGCGGCATCTTCAGGGAGTGGCAATCTACCGCCCGAAGCAGGCAAGGCGATCGCTGAGCTTAACGATCACCTGGTGGCAGACGTGCAAGTTGCCATTGATTACTTCGTCCAAGGGGCAGGGGGTGGTGCTGTAGTTTCCAGCGTATTTTTGACCGGTGGCGGATCGCGCATTCTAGGATTGGATGCGGCGATTGCAGCGGCTATGCATGTACCTGTTCAGATTATTAATCCATTTCAGCAAATCAATATCGATGCCAAAAAGTTTAAGATGGAGCAACTGCTCAATCAGGGAGCTGTTTACGGAGTAACTATAGGACTTGGACTCCGCTCTATGGGGGACCAAGCCTAA